The nucleotide sequence tataccttcctatgtttttatcccattttttatgttttattattgtattttttattatgtattcatttgttttgatgtattcatttgagtatttgtttttatgttgttgtactttcatatatttttctttgtaaagcacattgagttgcttcgatgtatgaattgtgctatataaataaacttgcttgctactgacagagccctacaaaatgacctccggcgggctactggtgtacatgtttctgaccaaactgtcagaaacacagacctccataagggtggcatgagggcttGACATCCTCTATtgggacctgtgctcaaagcccagcactgtgcagcttgagaacaccagaattggcaggtccaccattggcgccccattctcttcacagatgagagcagcaGGTTCACACAtgtgagcacatgtgacagatgtgacagatgatgaaagagtctggagatgccatggttaacgttatgctgcctgcatcatcatccagcatgaccggtttagtgatggtctggggaggcatatcctttgagggtcacacagacctttacatgctagctaacggtaccctgactgctgctAGGTACCAGGAtgcttatgctggtgcagtgggccctgggttcctcctagTGCAGGACAATGTCCGGCCTCAAGTTCCTGGATGATGTtttgtatcggtgcatccgacgcggTCAAGttgcgccacagactgtccaggatcTCACTAATGCACTGATCCAGGTCAGGGAGGAGATCCATCAgcagcatgcccagacattgtcaggagcgCATACaagcacatgggggccatacacactactgagtcacattatgagttgccgtgatcaaattcacacaagttggaacagcctgtgatgaattgtttacttggattttctaatccagccctcaatcggttggtgattttggtttccattgatcattgTTACATAATTGttttctcaacgaattacacaatgtaaagtaaatattttgatctttgatatattttgttaatcgagacccgatgtgtgatttaagcattcccttaatttctttgagcagggTTTTGAAATTTCATGAAAGTGGCATTGGACATACATGTGGTCACAAACCCTGTCTGAAACACATTAAGTACACTACATtctatgtaaacattttaaattgaaatgcagTCATCATGGCCAAGTGAATGTATTGCTGTACGTACCTCCATGGCTGCCATGTTGCTGCAAAGaaagacaaatatatatattatatatataatatttttttcagttttaaccAGAGCAGAATGCATTAATCTTTTTCATGAATAACGATATACTTGGCGTCTTTTTACCCTGGGAAGATAAAGGTCTCTAGAAAATGCCATACAATAAAAAACtaaccattaaaattatagatcaATATAGAAATCTGGCATAATTAGGGATGGGTACAGTTTGATATTTTCTGGTCAGTCTGTAGTCTCGGTATAGAGTTATACAACAAGTTTGAAGTGTTCAAGTGTTTTATTAGGATATTAAACATAGATGCCTTTCCCACTGGAATCATGTTCAATCTTCTTCAAACGCTGTCAAAAGTCAATGCTTCCACCTTCCACCTTTCCCCTTAAAAGGAAGCatgcttaaataaaatatttttgtgggCAACACATTAGGTTTATGCCTGAAATTTAAAGTTTCTTATCACACCTAGCTAGCGACCTCTCAAGTTCTCAAATGAATGATGAAGTGAACACATCAGACAACATTGCAATTTGTCCTAATGAATAAACATAGTCGAGGAGTAAATAATATGAACAAATATCTTAGCCCCAGACTGAGACTGGCCCTGTGTTAGCCTTTGTTCACACAAGGCCTTACTAACTCTGGGCTAAGCTTTAACCCTAGGCTAAGGATTTACACTTGTATTCCTAAACCCTGGACTAGAATTTTACATTCTATGTATGAAAACCTCTAAATGTTACATTCTCTCTGGCATGCAAATAATGTTACAGGTACATCACTGAGACATGATAAATGCTCAAAGACATTTTGACATTGGATGATCAAGATGCCCTACCTCTCGGCATTTGCTTTGACTGCTTCGTTAAAAGtatgcaaagaaagagaaaaacatatcTGCTAGATAAACATTGCTAGCAAGCTGCAGTAATTACTTTGCTAAGATAAAGTCGGTACACTGAAACAACAAAAGTTTCCTGAGTGTAAGTAGCTGTTGGTAACGGCGTGCATCAAGAGcatatgtaaattaagtgaaagtgCAGCTTTTGTGATTGGGCAATAAACGTTCTATGATTTTGTTCTTGACCCCATTTCACACTAGTTATATTGTCACTGTGTTTCTAgggctagccctgaaaagtcagtgctaaccctgctctggagcagggcaagctagccctaggctaaggatGGTGCTAgcccatttcaaaatgtgtgagtgtggaCTAAAATTAATAGTAGTTGTTTGCTTATTACtgtttatattgtatttatttttgttcatgctgcaCTGTTGCTCATACAGTATGATCAACTAGCACTTTTGGAAGTTTCTTCCTCACTGAACACTGTTTGTTCATTACTGTTTGTTCATCACTGAATACTGTTTTGTTCATCACTGAATACTTTTTCACTACTTACCAGAGCACTTGCTGTGATTCCTTTGCCTTGCCACCAATTTATCAATACGCTattggaggagaaagaacagAGGTACACGTGGCGGTATCTGGCGTCTGTTGAGACCTGGCTAGACCCTATGGTGCCTGACTCGGCCATTATCCCAGCTGGTTTTACCATCTACCGGCAGGACAGATCTTTCGAGTCAGGTAAACGTAAAGGCGGAGgggtctgcattatggttaactctTGCTGGGGTTCAAATGTTGCAGTACTTTCAACacactgttcaccagacctgTAGCGTCTAGCTGTACATGTATGGCCCTTCTACCTTCCGTGACaattcatctccactacaatcACAGCAGTCTACGTACCCGCTCAGGAGGATAAAACGCATGCACTCGAAGACCTATACAGAGTAATTAACGGACTAGAGGAGGCTCAGCCTGAGGCAGCATTTTCTGTTATTGGTGACTTCAATAGGCCAAATATGAAGAAAGTTTTGCTGaaataccaccagcacattAACTTTCCTACCCGTGCGGATCAGACTCTTGGCcgttgttattcacaaatacggAACAGTTACAAACCTCTCTCCCACCCGGAATTTGGCAAGGTGGATCACACCTCCATTCTTCTCCTCCTAACCTACAGACAACGTCTAAAACAGGATAAACCGTTTTGTCCGGCAGTTCAATGCTGTAATGAGGAATCCATTACCACTCtccaggactgctttgaaacaacagatTTTCTGCATTGCAGCTGATGGGGTtattgatgaatacacagactctgtctcagcatacTGTATATCTCCAAGTGCATCGAGTATGTCATCCCGGGGGTAAATAATAGaactttccccaaccaaaagcctgAGGTTAATGATCCTGTCCGTGCTATGCTCAGAGCACGGTCCTCTGCCTATGGTTCTGGGGATCTGGAGGCTTTGAGGAAGTCCTGGTATGACCTATGGaaggccatcagagatgcaAAAAGAGAtacagggataagttggagtgtaactaccacagctctgacccaaGACACAAAGACTCATGTGGTGTGGACTGTTACAGGAAAAAATAGCAATGATGCCCAGCCTCTCTCCCCAATGAGCTCAAGACCTTCTGTACTCGGTTTGAGGCGACACCATTCCTTTGGAAAGGCTTGCTGAGaaccaggacgactgcactctgtccctagcCACAGCCGACATGAGGAGAGCTTTTCAAAGAGAAAACCCACGGATGTCACCAGGGcaagatggcattccaggccatTTCCTCAggacctctccctgtctctgtctgcagtccccacctgcttcaaacagaccaccttTGTCCCTGTAcaaaagaaaccttccatcacctgcctgaatgacaaCTGCCCTGTGGCACTGACCTctatcatcatgaagtgcttcaagcGGCTGCTCAGAacccacatctgctccaccttTCTTGATTCATTGGACTCCTTTCAATTTACATACCATCCCAATAGATCTAGAGACGATGCCAtcaccctgacgacacacaccaccctctcccacctggaaaatggcaacacataCGTAAGGATGCTGTTCatggactacagctcagcattaAACACAAGTGTGCCTGCTAAGCTTGTTCCAAAGCTCAGGACGCTGGGACTTAATTTGTCCCTTTGCagttggatcctggacttcctgacaagCAGACCCAAAGCATCAGAGACCCCAGGGTGGTGAAGTCAGCAGAGTACATCATCAATTGCCATCTCCACTCCATGcattttcagctccaaaaaaggTGAATCATATGCACTTCACGCAAGGCAAGTGTTTTTCTTGCGggtgctgtaggtatttttgtagattacttaaatacctggactcATTTGGTTTaaatacttgatggtttttgaatgtttgagttaacactgcaactccAAGCAAAGACATCTGCTTTAAGTTAGTGAGTGGCACCAAGAaattgtcccacatacacaacaacaTTGTTATTAAAAATGGCTTCAATGTTGGTGCctaaaaacaaagtaaatgtgggAGAGAAtatacctcaagggttgagaagttTTGCCTAACCATCTATggcaacaacacaaacatagcaaacgctgcaaacgccattgcattaaatgtaaaaaagaaaactgaactTTAACTTGCTTTTTATTCAGGATAAAAGCACATTATATaggctatgatctctatttttgccggaccgcataagcagagccggcctagaagagcgaatgtctcatactgactgagtgagtgcctgacagactgactaccccttgttaaatagcgtagtgtttAGAGATTGCGGACTATGGATCAATAGGTCCCACGTTCCACTCCTGTCACATTCAAAACACATCAtaccttaggatttgttcacgatggacaaaaactttgctggctacaaccttcagtagctatgttttAGGAAGCCTAAAAAACTGTTCTGGTGGATTttaaaattatgcattaggatttgttcatgatagacaaaaactttgctggctacacaattctctttctcttttcacttgacgaaaaagtcagttatctaTACTATATTGATAgtcattgtatcaatgtcattcacaaatggtaAATTAGCTGTTACaatggccagtgacaaaagccatacagttcatagatgccatttgtggtggaggtaaacttaataataaacgttagtcattttaacacaatgcttaatggtatcTAGCCAAATATAACTGGCTAATacgcttttaaaacggccagtggcaaaagtgatacagttcatagatgctatttgtggtggaggtaaacttaagaaacattagtcagttcaacacaatgcttaatggtgtctagcaaaatattgaAACTTTACATTATGTTAATAGGTGACagaatgatctaatgttgatcATTAGATAAGTGTACAGTTTTGTGGTGTAATAGCTAAAGACATTGCCTCTCATGTGGGCAACCCTGGTTCAAATCCTGTGCagacaacattcatcactttcaATGCAGACTGGCTGAagtaggcttgcctggttccttttctggttaagtgagattatctacacTGCTTAcatccatgtttgaaaatcgcaaatCATAACCGTAATCgcaatattttatacaaatcatgcagtccttatcaTCCAGACCTGGCTTCCATACTGGCACCAATATTGCCTGCTTCCATCTATCAGGCACAGTTCCGTATTGCCAAACTTTGTTGTGCAGACCCAACAGAGTCCCCAAGGCACAGTCAATAAAATACACTAACATAATGTAACATATTTCACCCTCCCCAGGAGACATCATTCCTGCTTTGGCTAACGCTCACTTAATTTCCCCCAATGAAAACAGGGCATTCAACGTATCTTCCTCCAAATTGCCCAAGCTGTGCATCCTAACAAACATCTGGGCCAACATCTCAGCCTTCTCCATGTCAGTTACTGCAATTCCCATCTCATTCTCCAGCACAGGGTGAAGTATAGTCCTTCCTATACTTCCACAAAATATACACCAAAAAACCCCACTTAGCCTTGCAAATACACTATTTCACAATTGCCTGGGCTCTTTTAAACACAATTAGACGTTGATGATTATGAGTCCACTTTGTACCCTTGAAAGTCCTAATCCTATCTGTTCCATCCATCTCTGCTCCAGTCTGTCTAGGGATGTAGACACCTTCGCAGTCTGCTCAGTGTTAATCCCAATTTTATCTTCCTTGTTATTTTTGGGAtcataagaaaatacatttgtaaactgGTATGACTGTAAAAAAGGTcagatgtaaaacaaaaaacgtaagcgtgaaattagatctgtgaacgTACAAACACCCTGTTACGAAGACACTGCCTTTGCTTGTTATTTTAGCACAGGTCCCGAAAAGTTTTGGTTACGTTTTTTGGGAGGATGAGATGAAACTGCCAAAACTCCATATCGTGATGCTGTATTTTAGAATTATAAAACTAGATTCGTACAAGCAAAAAATATTAGTCCGTCTTCGTAATATTTTTTGCTTGTACGAATCTAGTTTTATAATTCTAAAATACAGCATCACGATATGGAGTTTTGGCAgtttcagagaaaataaaacgCCACATAGCTGATGTGCTTGCTTTTGGTTTCAAGTCCAGTTTGAGTATATAATTGACTGAAACGCTGTTTGATGGATACATATTACATATATCTGAATACGTATTATTTGTGAAATTTTTGGAATGGACCCatctagaaaaaaaaatgtcctcACTAAATATGAATAAGATATTTCCCTGTTACAAAAAGTACTTTGCCTAACAGTCTAGTTATAAAAGATCAGTTGCCAGTTCAAAACACATGTAAAAGCCCACACAAATATTATCTCTTAAATTTTTCGCTCACTGATTAAACGTGCACTTTTACATTCAGTCGGTCCTATTTACCTATTacttatgcaaataaaaacaagcgtttaggaaaaatatgaatacacaaATCAACAGgcttttgtaaaataaatagttatAGGCTATTAACTATATTGACTTCGCATTGCGAGTGATGCGACTGACGTGAGTCGTTGGAGTGGATGGCTGAAGCTTCCGTTGAGCCAATGCAACGTCTTAGCGGTAATCATTATTTGACCTGCTATTAATGATTTCAAGTAGGTACCCTCAGCGAGCGCTGTCTAGACGAGGCATCGAGAAATGAACCTTTTTTGCGAAGCAATGTGCTGGAAAGCCTCATCGATTCAACCaggcctcgtttggccatcactagtttaaACCTGTAACTATAGCGCTCCAACTCTTGCTAGAGTCTCTCCGGCCACCTCTCCCACAAATTGAATCTGCCGCTTCCTCTACGATGTTCTCGACTGACCCCAACggcgtttttttttcttttttactgccTTACCCCAACAGAGGGGCGTGGCGACTGTAAATACGTCAGCCATTTATATGTCCTTCCATAGACAACATATACCTACGTGGCCTTCCTTCTTTTCCTGAGGAAATAACAAACTAATGCTTTAGATGTATACATTTGGTGGACCATCTAGGTCCTTGTTCCATCGGTGGCCTCAATCTATTTgtccaattaattatttttgttttctccgAAGACCTATCTCTCAGTTAAAGCGTTTAACCATCTCTATGGCAACATAGGAAGCCATATTATTAGTTAGGGAAATGATGTATTATTCCAAAATATGGTTATATGTCCATGTTAGGCAGTAATATTTGCATCAACATCTAACACGTTTAAATGAGATATTCGATACAACTACCGTTGTATTATTTCGATGGTaactaaataataattgtggAACCTTGTAACATAATGCTTGTTTCACACCGGAGTTATTTGAAAGCTCTACTGTTTGGTTCCGTTCCTGATTTGATATAGCAACAAGCTAGCTTAGACTGTATCGTGATTTTATCGTGTTTTGCATGCAGACTTGCATTTTTCATTGATCacattatgaaaatataaaatttgtCAACTTTTTTCTTCCAGTTTGTGGATTTCTTTGTTTGCCTTTCAGTTTTCGTCCACGCCAGCTTCCCTGCAAGGGGAGGGGAGTAGATGCGAGGTGATGCTAACTAGCTATTTGGCTATTGTTAGctagttatttgaaaatatCTTGGTATTTATTGGGTAGCCAGCTGGACTAGATACATCAATAAAATATAGACGCAAGGTAACATGGATCTTTAACGAGTTATTCGCTTGCGTTGATTGCCAAGTGTATTCGTATTACTGAGAGAAAGTGTTGCTAACGTCGTTAGCTAACCCAACGTAGCTACAGGCTGCAGTGCCAACCCAGGACTCGGGATGGCAGCTAAAGCGGCTGATTGTGGTAGTGCACCTGACCTCATAGATATCTACGATGAGAACTTCAATCAAAATAACGGGGAGGTGAGGCaggcaaatgtattttttggggAAAGCTAGCTGTAGGCCGATTAATAGTTAGAAGTTGAAACTAATGCAGTCGTTCTTGAAGTAGTAATGAAAAGGACGAGattttacatgttattttgatAAGCTCGTCAACGTCACAAGTTAACTGGCAGATTTAGATCATATGAATTTGACAAGATATTCAGTGTCTTATCCTTGGTATCAACAATACAGTGGGGGCTGTAGTGTTCTATTATTCTTAACCGGCGTGTCTATCATTAAGGGGTAAGAAATAAGATAGACATTGAGGGATGATTACCTTTTCGCCTTCTTTTCTGTTTGTAGGATGGGGATTTTGCAACAACAGCAGAGGCAAGTGATCTTTATGATGCTGTGCTCACAGGCTCTGTGAGCCATGAACGAAAATTCTCAGAGGATGCCATCCCCCTCAGCAAGGACCAGCCAATGAAAGAGGAGAGCAAATCAGCAGTACTGTATACTTACAGTGGGGTGCGGAACAAAAGACTGTCTGTATATGTTGGCAACTTTTCCTGGGTGAGTCTACCCCCATCAACTTCAATCAAGTGTTGCTCATCTTTTATCCCATGTTTTGTATTGGGATACATAGACCTAATATCCTTTTCACTTTCCCCTCATTTTTTCTTCCACCATCCCTTCCTTACCCACTCTTCAGTGGACCTCTGACATAGACCTTATTAACGTGGCACGCACCTTGGGAGTGAAGGACATTCTGGAGATAAAATTTGCTGAGAACCGAGCTAATGGCCAGTCCAGGGGGTGAGAGTTAAGCCTATCCAgtgggcatcattttaatctaatctgatatatttcttaattaaatAGGTGTTTTGGCATTTCTTTACTCTGGTTATTGTGTTTGATGGAGACCCAGAGACACACTGCAGTCAAATTAGTCTTGAATGTAGCTCAGAACAATACAATTCTAACAGTTCAATGTCAATTTTTCATAAATATCAGTATCTGTCTAGAGTATTGTCTCCAAAACCTGAAGAACTGAAAAGAACTGCGCTTGTCTTCTACTGATTTCTAGTTGATTATTATGTGAtacaatatcttttttttttttttttacttaattcaGCTAGTAACATAATGTACACTTAAGGCTGAGATTTATCTTTTACTCTACAGATATGCTGAATTAGTGGTGGCTACAGAAGAGTCATTGCAAAGGTTGCTGGAAACATTGCCAAATTGTCATGTTAATGGAGAAAGGGTGGACTGCCGCTTTGCCACACGCCAGAATCTCGCCATTTTTGAAGCCCAGGCTAATAAACGTAATTACACATTtgcatacagaaaataaatgtatactcAAATCTACCTTAGATGTGATACCAAAACATTCAAACTTTCTTTCCTCCTCCACAGGTGTCCCACAGCGATCTAACTCAAAAGAGTCATCAGATACTGTGGAGAAACACACCTCGGTCTCCCCTCCTGTGCTCAACCTTAACCACTCCACTGTCCCTCACACTATCCACCCCCTACTAATTCACAACAAACCTCCCCTTCTGTCAACCCCATTCTTCAGTCGACCGCCTCCTCTTTTCCCCCACCTTCCACCTCacatcccccctccccccatgcCCCACCTTTTCCCTCCACCTCTACATCTCCCCAGCCagcctcctccctccctgcatTTAAACCCTGCCTTCTTTCCTCCAGCTCAACACGATAACTATagtcaacaacaaaacacatcttACAACCAGCACAAGTGAGCTCACCCACTGTATTTACTATGAAGTCATTTTTGTTTCTAATGTCTATCACAAGTTGTATgggaatgtacagtatatttatgatgTTGATCTATATTTTTCTGTAGCAGCAGGGAGAGTGAAGCTCCTATACCCCCAGTCCTAGAGGGAGAGTTTGATGAGCTGATGAACAGAAACAGAGCCATTGCAAGCAGCGCCATTACCAAGGCTGTGTCTGGAGCCACTGCCGGTTAGACacgataaaataaaatgttgatgaagCCTACATAATAcaagaaaatacaaatgaatagtGAAACCTCTAAAGAAATGGTCAATTTGAACTCTACTGATGTAATGACCTGTGATGTCATCTCACTTACAGGTGACCTGCCTCTGGCCATTGAGACCCTTTTGACTGCAATTGCTGTCATCAAACAGTCAAGAGTGTATGGGGATGAGCGCTGTCGAGCCCTAGTTATCTCTCTTAAAGACTGCCTTTTCTCCATCGAGAGCAAGTCTTACGGTTCCAGGTCAGTGTAGGATTTTTGGGGCAACTTACTGTTGctgttcttttatttatttttttagaattCAAAAATTGTTGTCCTCATTCCTAACATGTTTTCTGTGTAGGAAAAGACACCGTTCCCGTGACAGAGAACATCGTTCCCGAGAtagggagagggacagggaaaGGGATAGAGAACGAGACAGAGGCAGGGGAAGGGAAGAGCGAGAAGAATCTTACAGCCAGGAATGGGAGGCAGCAGGAATGTCCCGCCGGCACCGAGAGCGCTCCCTaagtggggagagagatgggagagaccGGGATCGTGTTCGGGAAAGAGATAGACATAGGGAGCATCGCGAGCGGCACCGCTAGGTAAGCTTGgaccttctcctctcctgtcttgcCTTAAATATTTTAACCCACGCCAGGTCTCCAGACTGTGACCACAATTTgcaaccatttttgttttttcaagtGACATTTTTAATTGGTTGAATCAGTGCAACCTTCCAAAAAAAACCTCATTAATTGGGTAAATGGTTGGCTCAGTCCTGATATCAACCTCTTTACCTCTGTctgttttacaaatggtatgTGGCTGCATGTGAGCTACTCTCACTCACATCTCCTGACCAGAGAATTACGGACAACAGCATTTTGTTCACATGTGAAATATGTACTAGGTAGGCAACTACTGCCTTGCACAATTTGCATCTTCAAAATTGTGGAAAAACTGAGTAAGCGAGGAAACAGAGATCATTGCGAATTTTCTACACTATCTATGCAGCCATGGTTGAGATGCCATTTACAAAGTTTGATTCAGACTCCCTCAATCCATTTTATGTTAAAGACAAAATATACACTTTGTGTGCCTGGTAGTTATACATTTACTTAATTCAACCTACACATTTACAAGTCTAAAACATCAGGAATTACCTCCTGTTCTGAGATTTATTCATAAACAGCATTAAATATGTATGAATTGGAGTGGAAGCAGTGTGCACAGTGGTGGGAGAGAAATGTGGCTAGACCCTCCTTGCCACAATAAACCTGTTGATTCTTTTGCTGTTCTCTGGCCTATTACACAAATTATTTAGCAACGGATGATCAAtagcttatttttattttgtaatgttgtcCCCCACTAAAATCCGAATGGGGAAAGTGTAATGGATTCAGTTTGTTAATTCATTTGTGTCACAGGCAATTTCTCAGGCCCTACTATGCATTTTCACATTAATCTGattaatattaaattattacTAGTCTACAATGGATAATTATTGTTTATGAtcaaatgtgatgttttttgttataCAATGCAATTAACTTTGACTGTAATGTAGCACA is from Esox lucius isolate fEsoLuc1 chromosome 2, fEsoLuc1.pri, whole genome shotgun sequence and encodes:
- the LOC105022255 gene encoding cleavage and polyadenylation specificity factor subunit 7 isoform X1 — protein: MAAKAADCGSAPDLIDIYDENFNQNNGEDGDFATTAEASDLYDAVLTGSVSHERKFSEDAIPLSKDQPMKEESKSAVLYTYSGVRNKRLSVYVGNFSWWTSDIDLINVARTLGVKDILEIKFAENRANGQSRGYAELVVATEESLQRLLETLPNCHVNGERVDCRFATRQNLAIFEAQANKRVPQRSNSKESSDTVEKHTSVSPPVLNLNHSTVPHTIHPLLIHNKPPLLSTPFFSRPPPLFPHLPPHIPPPPMPHLFPPPLHLPSQPPPSLHLNPAFFPPAQHDNYSQQQNTSYNQHNSRESEAPIPPVLEGEFDELMNRNRAIASSAITKAVSGATAGDLPLAIETLLTAIAVIKQSRVYGDERCRALVISLKDCLFSIESKSYGSRKRHRSRDREHRSRDRERDRERDRERDRGRGREEREESYSQEWEAAGMSRRHRERSLSGERDGRDRDRVRERDRHREHRERHR
- the LOC105022255 gene encoding cleavage and polyadenylation specificity factor subunit 7 isoform X2; its protein translation is MAAKAADCGSAPDLIDIYDENFNQNNGEDGDFATTAEASDLYDAVLTGSVSHERKFSEDAIPLSKDQPMKEESKSAVLYTYSGVRNKRLSVYVGNFSWWTSDIDLINVARTLGVKDILEIKFAENRANGQSRGYAELVVATEESLQRLLETLPNCHVNGERVDCRFATRQNLAIFEAQANKRVPQRSNSKESSDTVEKHTSVSPPVLNLNHSTVPHTIHPLLIHNKPPLLSTPFFSRPPPLFPHLPPHIPPPPMPHLFPPPLHLPSQPPPSLHLNPAFFPPAQHDNYSQQQNTSYNQHNRESEAPIPPVLEGEFDELMNRNRAIASSAITKAVSGATAGDLPLAIETLLTAIAVIKQSRVYGDERCRALVISLKDCLFSIESKSYGSRKRHRSRDREHRSRDRERDRERDRERDRGRGREEREESYSQEWEAAGMSRRHRERSLSGERDGRDRDRVRERDRHREHRERHR